GCGGCCGGGCTCGACGCCCAGCTGCGCGGCCGCGTGCAGGGACAGATCCGGCGCCGGCTTCGGCCGGGCCACTGCCTCTGGCGTGTAGACATGCGCGCCGAACAGCCCGGTCGGGCCGGCGATCTCGAGCGAGCGGCGGACCCGGCCGGCATGGCTGTTCGAGGCCACCGCCATCGGCAGGCTTAAGCCCGCCAGCGCCGGCTGAACGCCAGGTATGGCGTCGAGGCTGAGCGCCAGCGCATCGTCGATCACCTGCGCCATGCGCGGGCCGATATCCTCCGGGAACACCGTGCCGAACCGCGCCGCCACCTGGCGCACGATGTGCAGGTCGGGCGTGCCGACCAGCTGCTCCACCAGCTCCTCGACCGGCGCCTGCGGCTCGTAACGCGCGATCAGCTCCGCCACCGCGCGGCAGGCGATGATCTCGCTGTCGACCAGCACCCCGTCGCAATCGAAGATCACCGCCGCGATGCCAACGGCCGACGGGGCAGGGGCGGCAGTCCGCACGGGGTCGACGGTGTCCATCACATCCTTCTCCATCCGGTTCCGCCCGTTGCGTCGGCGGGTCGAGTCACCATAACGTACGACAAGTCAAAGACGCCGCGCGACAGCGAGCGCCGGCGAGGGGGAGGCACGGACGTTGCGGGAGCCGATCAAGCACGCCTTCATCTGGCCGGCTTTCCTTGTCGTCCTCCTGGTCGGCATCTTCCCCCTCATCTACTCGCTGACGATCAGCTTCCAAAGCATGCGGCTGGTGCCGCCGCTGCCGCCGCGCTTCGTCGGGCTCGACAACTACGCCTCGCTGCTCGCCAACCCGCGCTTCTGGGCCACCGTGCAGACGACCGCGACCGTCGTCTTCCTGTCGGTCGCGGTGCAGTACGTGCTCGGCTTCGCCATCGCGCTGGCGCTGCATAGCAAAATTCCGGGCGAGCGTCTGTTCCGCGTCGGCTTTCTGCTGCCGATGCTGATGGCGCCGATCACCGTGTCGCTGGTCGGGCGCATGCTGTTCCATTCGACGGTCGGCCCGGTCAACGACATGTTCACCCAGTTCGGCCTGCCGAACCTGCCGTTCCTGACCGATGCGACCTGGGCGCTGGGCACCATCATCGCGGTCGAGGTCTGGCAATGGACGCCCTTCGTCATCCTGATGATGCTGGCCGGGCTGCAGAGCCTGCCGCAGGACGTCTACGAGGCGGCGCAGCTGGAGAACGCCAGTTCCTGGCAGCAGTTCTGGGGCATCACCTTCCCGATGCTGCTGCCGATCTCGGCCGCGGTCGTGTTCATCCGCATCATCGAGGGCTTCAAGATCATCGACACGGTCTTCGTCCTGACCGGCGGCGGCCCCGGCGTGTCGACCGAGACCCTGACCCTGTTCGCGTACCAAGAAGGGTTCAAGAAGTTCAATCTCGGCTACACCTCGGCGCTGAGCTTCCTGTTCCTGATCGTGATCGTCGTCTTCGGCACCATCTATCTGGCGGTCCTGAAGCCGCATCTGGAGAAGCGGCGATGAACCCGTCCCGGTCGAAGCGCGGCTTGGTCTTCCTGCTCTGCCTGGGCTGGTTCCTGGTGACGCTGTTCCCGATCTACTGGGCGCTGATCACCTCGTTCAAGCCGCCGGTCGCGGTCAGCGGCGGGCCGACCTACCTGCCCTGGATCGATTTCGAGCCGACGCTGCAGGCCTGGATCGATGCCATGACCGGCGTCCGCGGCAACTTCGTCACGCCCTTCGTCAACTCGACCCTGATCGGGCTGTCGGCCACGGTGCTGGCCGTGGCCCTCGGGTCGATGGCCGCCTATGCGCTGGTGCGCTTCCCCTTCCAGGTGCGGCTCCTGGCCGGGGTGGCCTTCGCCGTGGTCGCGATCGGCGGCTTCCTGTTGCTGCAGAACGTCCTCGGCCTGACCCGGCTGCCGGCGCTGGGCGGCGCGCTGGTCGCGGCGCTGCTAGTGTCGATCCCGCTCAACGGGCTGCGCCTGCCGGGGCCGGTGCTGGGCAATGACGACGTCGTCTTCTGGTTCGTCAGCCAGCGCATGTTCCCGCCGATCGTCACCGCCTTCGCCCTCTACCTGCTGTATTCCGAGATCGGCAAGGCCGGCCTCCCGCTGCTCGACAGCTATTGGGGCATGACCCTCTGCTACACCGCGTTCTCGCTGCCGATCGTGGTCTGGCTGATGCGCGACTTCTTCCAGGCGCTGCCGGTGGAGATCGAGGAGGCGGCGCTGGTCGACGACGTGCCCCGCTTCCGCATCTTCCTCGAGATCGTGCTGCCGATGGCGCGGCCCGGGCTGATCGCGACATCGATGATTACGCTCAGCTTCGTCTGGAACGAGTTCCTGTTCTCGCTGCTGCTGACCGCCGGAAGCTGGCAGACCCTGCCGATCATGCTGTCGGGGCAGAACTCCTACCGCGGCGACGAATGGTGGGCGATCTCGGTCGCCGCCATGATCTCGATCGGGCCGATGATGGTGATGGCGATTCTCCTGGCCAGGCTGATGCGATCAGGCCTGCTGCTGGGCAGCATCCGATGATCGCGACACAGGGAGGACCAAGAATGAAGACCATGCTTCTCGCCGCCGCGGGCGCGCTCGCGCTGACCGCGGCGCTGCACGGCCCCGCCGCCGCGGCCTGCGACCCGGACTATTCCGGCGTCACCCTGACCGCGGGCTCGCAGACCGGCCCGTTCATCGCGCTCGCGCTGCAGATGGCGGCCAAGACCTGGGAGCAGAAGACCTGCGGCAAGGTCAATGTCGTCGAGTTCCCGTTCGGCGAGCTGTACCCGAAATACCTGACGGCGATGACCGCCGGCGAATCCACCTTCGACGTCATCACCTTCGCCCCGGCCTGGATGCCGGATTTCTCGCCCTACTTGTCGGAGATGCCGGAGTCGGTGCGCCAGGGCAAGGACTGG
The sequence above is drawn from the Inquilinus sp. Marseille-Q2685 genome and encodes:
- a CDS encoding HAD family phosphatase, which gives rise to MDTVDPVRTAAPAPSAVGIAAVIFDCDGVLVDSEIIACRAVAELIARYEPQAPVEELVEQLVGTPDLHIVRQVAARFGTVFPEDIGPRMAQVIDDALALSLDAIPGVQPALAGLSLPMAVASNSHAGRVRRSLEIAGPTGLFGAHVYTPEAVARPKPAPDLSLHAAAQLGVEPGRCLVIEDSVTGTTAGVAAGMTVIGFLGGRHIRDGHADRLRAAGARLICPHMDDLAGLVAGLRG
- a CDS encoding carbohydrate ABC transporter permease codes for the protein MREPIKHAFIWPAFLVVLLVGIFPLIYSLTISFQSMRLVPPLPPRFVGLDNYASLLANPRFWATVQTTATVVFLSVAVQYVLGFAIALALHSKIPGERLFRVGFLLPMLMAPITVSLVGRMLFHSTVGPVNDMFTQFGLPNLPFLTDATWALGTIIAVEVWQWTPFVILMMLAGLQSLPQDVYEAAQLENASSWQQFWGITFPMLLPISAAVVFIRIIEGFKIIDTVFVLTGGGPGVSTETLTLFAYQEGFKKFNLGYTSALSFLFLIVIVVFGTIYLAVLKPHLEKRR
- a CDS encoding carbohydrate ABC transporter permease: MNPSRSKRGLVFLLCLGWFLVTLFPIYWALITSFKPPVAVSGGPTYLPWIDFEPTLQAWIDAMTGVRGNFVTPFVNSTLIGLSATVLAVALGSMAAYALVRFPFQVRLLAGVAFAVVAIGGFLLLQNVLGLTRLPALGGALVAALLVSIPLNGLRLPGPVLGNDDVVFWFVSQRMFPPIVTAFALYLLYSEIGKAGLPLLDSYWGMTLCYTAFSLPIVVWLMRDFFQALPVEIEEAALVDDVPRFRIFLEIVLPMARPGLIATSMITLSFVWNEFLFSLLLTAGSWQTLPIMLSGQNSYRGDEWWAISVAAMISIGPMMVMAILLARLMRSGLLLGSIR